A genome region from Thermococcus sp. includes the following:
- a CDS encoding serpin family protein, with amino-acid sequence MIASHLHHPSQHNQGEPNELRTGDPGHLHSRRIRKEAYISILKRFYMSALAEVDFKNDPRGAENRINRWVEEQTAGKIREPVSGLSPLTRLVITNAIYFKANWSRRFEPQNTKNGTFYTPNGTVTTPIMHQTGRFRYIEGEHFQAIEIPYEDGKLNMVIILPERGRLNEIEEKPTPGFVDDVVKGMKEESVKLTLLKFRFERRYLLKGILMGMGMKKACVAENGTEAAAAVITTAVAAAAPRTKSGVQGLQGR; translated from the coding sequence ATCATCGCCAGCCATTTACATCATCCCTCCCAACATAACCAGGGTGAACCGAATGAGCTACGTACTGGCGATCCTGGTCATCTTCATAGTCGTCGCATCCGGAAAGAGGCTTACATCTCCATCCTGAAGAGATTCTACATGAGCGCGTTGGCGGAGGTAGACTTCAAAAACGACCCAAGGGGCGCTGAGAACCGGATAAACCGGTGGGTTGAGGAGCAGACCGCTGGAAAGATCAGAGAACCTGTCTCAGGTCTAAGCCCCCTCACAAGGCTCGTTATAACCAACGCGATTTACTTCAAAGCCAACTGGTCGAGGAGGTTCGAGCCGCAAAATACAAAGAACGGGACCTTCTACACCCCCAACGGAACGGTTACCACCCCGATAATGCACCAGACGGGGCGCTTCAGGTACATAGAGGGGGAACACTTTCAGGCTATTGAGATTCCCTACGAAGACGGGAAGCTGAATATGGTGATTATCCTCCCGGAAAGGGGCAGATTAAATGAAATCGAAGAAAAACCCACCCCCGGGTTCGTAGATGATGTAGTCAAGGGCATGAAAGAAGAGAGCGTAAAGCTCACCCTTCTGAAGTTCAGGTTTGAGAGGAGGTACCTCCTCAAAGGCATCCTGATGGGTATGGGCATGAAGAAGGCATGCGTCGCAGAGAATGGCACGGAAGCGGCCGCTGCAGTCATAACAACCGCCGTTGCAGCGGCCGCACCAAGAACAAAATCCGGAGTACAAGGTCTTCAAGGCAGA